The Chryseobacterium indologenes genomic sequence TTAGGTTTATGAAGAACGCATTCTTAGCAAGTATTTGTTTTGTCGGTATTCAGTTATATTCAGGTCAGTCTTTCGATAATCAGGCTCATCGTGGCGGCAAATCACTGTATCCGGAGAATACAATTCCGGCCATGAAAAACGCTTTAAAAATGAATGTCACCACCCTGGAAATGGATCTGGCGATCACAAAGGATAAAAAGGTAATTCTTTCTCATGATGCTTTTCTTTCACCTGAATTGGTTACCAAGCCCGATGGAACATATATTCCGGAAGATTCAGGATTTTATTATAAGATTTATGACATGCCCTATGCTAAAATTAAAACATTTGACGTTGGTTTAAAGAAACTGGACCGATATCCGGACCAAAAGAAAATGAAGGTGCAAAAACCCCTTTTTTCCGAGGTAATTGACGCTTGTGAGGCTTATGCCCGTGAATTGAAAAGACCATTGCCATTTTATAATATTGAAACCAAAACACGTCCGTTTTCAGATAATATTTTTCACCCCGAACCCAGAGAATTTGTAGATCTGATGATGAAAATTATCACTGACAAACACATCCAGGACCGCGTAATTATCCAGTCATTCGATCCCAGAACATTAGAAATCATTCACAAAGAATATCCCGGAGTAATGACCGCTTTACTGGTTGAAAAGGTAGATGATAAAAAGCTTGCGCAACAACAGATGCATTTTAAAAACATACCGCTTGAAAAGTTCAAGCTATATCCTGATCATCTTAACGGTGTAGCAGGAGATTTGAAATTTTTAAGCTTTACTCCTACCATTTACAGCCCGGAACATCATCTTGTTACTCCGGAAATGGTCAGAGAATGCCATGCATCAGGAATGAAAGTTATCCCATGGACAGTGAATACCAAAGAAAGGCTAAAGGAATTGAAAGATATGGGGACTGACGGAGTGATCAGTGATGATCCCAGAATATTTTAAATTAAAAATGGCCGGAAGAAATTCTTCCGGCCATTTTATATCATGCAGAAATCTGCATTTAAAGTTAAAAAATTGGTTTCTTTACTTAGAACTTGTAGTTCAGACCCAACTGGAATACTCTGTTGTTGTTTTCAGCGGCAGGTCTGCTCTTATCAATTTTAGTCAAGCTATTTACATATCTTGCACTAATACCGATGTTATTAGTAATATCATATCCAAGACCTAATCCTAAACCGAAGTTGAATCTGTTGATTTGATCTTTGTCAAGATCTTCAGAGTGAGATTCTGTTCTTGTTGTAGTAACACCTCCTGTTGTAGTAGAAACTGTAGATTCACCTTTGTTTTTCCCATTGATGAAATAGCTGAATTCAGGTCCTGCCTCAATATAGAATTTCTCTGTTGGTCTCATTTGTAGCATTAAAGGAACTGAAATATAGTTCATAGTTACTTTATCTTCTCCTTTTGTTTTAGTAGTAACTGAACCTACTGTGTTTTCTGTAGAATAGTTTACAGCTCTGGCACCCATTTGGTTATATAATACCTCTGGCTGTAAGCTGAATTGTTTAG encodes the following:
- a CDS encoding glycerophosphodiester phosphodiesterase, giving the protein MKNAFLASICFVGIQLYSGQSFDNQAHRGGKSLYPENTIPAMKNALKMNVTTLEMDLAITKDKKVILSHDAFLSPELVTKPDGTYIPEDSGFYYKIYDMPYAKIKTFDVGLKKLDRYPDQKKMKVQKPLFSEVIDACEAYARELKRPLPFYNIETKTRPFSDNIFHPEPREFVDLMMKIITDKHIQDRVIIQSFDPRTLEIIHKEYPGVMTALLVEKVDDKKLAQQQMHFKNIPLEKFKLYPDHLNGVAGDLKFLSFTPTIYSPEHHLVTPEMVRECHASGMKVIPWTVNTKERLKELKDMGTDGVISDDPRIF
- a CDS encoding PorT family protein; its protein translation is MKKLFLGLALTAGTLAFAQETTTTTTTTKTVATSPLKSDVQPVRFGIKAGGNSAYFSAQSFGMNSQKLGFHAGAFVNIPISKQFSLQPEVLYNQMGARAVNYSTENTVGSVTTKTKGEDKVTMNYISVPLMLQMRPTEKFYIEAGPEFSYFINGKNKGESTVSTTTGGVTTTRTESHSEDLDKDQINRFNFGLGLGLGYDITNNIGISARYVNSLTKIDKSRPAAENNNRVFQLGLNYKF